The following are encoded together in the Trichomycterus rosablanca isolate fTriRos1 chromosome 19, fTriRos1.hap1, whole genome shotgun sequence genome:
- the LOC134333336 gene encoding isocitrate dehydrogenase [NAD] subunit gamma, mitochondrial-like codes for MSSVRSVLSLSKLLQPWTGLKGNTVNVIRPVICTRREKSSYTPPPAKYGGRHTVTMIPGDGIGPELLNHVRELFRFCCVPVDFEVVKVDSSATSEEDISNAVTAIRRNGVALKGNLETNHKLPPSHKSRNKLLRTSLDLYANVMHCQTLPGVLTRHKDIDIIIIRENTEGEYSSLEHENVPGVVECLKIITRMNSLRIAEYAFKLAREKGRRRVTAVHKANIMKLGDGLFLQCCKEVAAGYPDITFDSMIVDNTTMQLVSNPQQFDVMVMPNLYGNVVSNVCAGLVGGPGLVPGANYGKDYAVFETATRNTGKSIANKNIANPTATLLASCLMLDHLRLHDYASVIRKAVLKTLSETQLHTVDLGGQGTTSEVVQAIMQEIQKTKHHTSKHI; via the exons ATGTCCTCGGTTAGATCGGTGCTGTCGCTTTCCAAGCTGCTCCAGCCCTGGACAGGACTAAAGGGCAACACGGTCAAC GTGATAAGACCAGTTATATGCACCCGGAGAGAGAAGTCCTCATACACT CCTCCTCCGGCAAAGTATGGTGGCCGACACACGGTAACCATGATTCCTGGAGATGGAATCGGACCTGAACTTCTGAACCATGTCCGAGAGCTTTTCAG GTTTTGTTGCGTCCCTGTGGATTTTGAGGTGGTGAAGGTGGACTCGTCTGCTACTTCAGAGGAGGACATCAGTAATGCCGTCACAGCTATTAGACGCAACGGAGTTGCACTGAAGG GTAACTTAGAGACCAATCACAAACTTCCTCCCTCTCACAAATCCAGGAACAAATTATTACG CACATCTTTGGATCTGTATGCTAATGTGATGCACTGTCAGACTCTCCCTGGTGTCCTGACCCGCCACAAGGACATAGACATCATTATTATCAGAGAGAATACAGAGGGAGAGTACAGCAGCTTAGAGCATGAG AATGTTCCCGGAGTGGTGGAGTGTCTGAAGATCATCACCCGGATGAACTCGTTGAGGATCGCTGAGTATGCCTTCAAACTGGCCAGAGAGAAAGGTCGCCGCAGGGTCACTGCTGTACATAAAGCCAACATCAT GAAGCTCGGTGATGGACTTTTTCTGCAGTGCTGTAAGGAGGTGGCAGCAGGATATCCAGACATTACTTTCGATAGTATGATTGTAGATAACACTACCATGCAG CTGGTCTCCAATCCTCAGCAGTTTGATGTGATGGTGATGCCGAACCTCTACGGTAATGTCGTGAGCAACGTGTGTGCTGGACTTGTTGGTGGCCCGGGTTTGGTCCCAGGGGCGAACTACGGCAAGGACTATGCTGTTTTTGAAACT gcaACAAGAAACACTGGGAAAAGCATTGCTAACAAGAACATTGCAAACCCCACTGCTACCCTGCTGGCAAGCTGCCTGATGCTGGATCATTTAAG GCTTCATGATTATGCCAGTGTCATTCGAAAAGCAGTCCTCAAAACACTGTCTGAGACTCAG TTACACACGGTGGATCTGGGAGGTCAGGGCACAACATCTGAGGTGGTGCAGGCCATAATGCAGGAGATTCAAAAGACCAAACACCATACGTCCAAACATATATGA